From Meiothermus sp., a single genomic window includes:
- a CDS encoding GNAT family protein, with amino-acid sequence MIVLVYMWHESVKLEGRFIRLTPLGLEHAPALLEHFDAEIVQYLSNAPREATLEAMQNYIRSLLAARDRVNWAIFDKASGQMAGRTGYVRVNPEYRSLETTTWIFAPFQGGYANTESKYLLLCRAFEQLKAIRVQFRADARNSRSCKAIEKLGATFEGILRKDQIYPNGVIRNTAVYSIIDDEWPQVKQALEARLYKKGV; translated from the coding sequence ATGATAGTTTTGGTTTATATGTGGCACGAAAGCGTTAAACTGGAGGGCCGTTTTATTAGGCTTACCCCCTTAGGTTTGGAGCACGCCCCTGCCCTGCTCGAGCACTTCGACGCCGAGATAGTGCAGTACCTGAGCAATGCCCCCAGAGAAGCCACCCTGGAAGCCATGCAGAACTACATCCGCTCGCTGCTTGCGGCCAGAGACCGGGTCAACTGGGCTATCTTCGACAAGGCCAGCGGCCAGATGGCCGGGCGCACCGGCTATGTTCGGGTTAACCCCGAGTACCGCTCGTTGGAGACCACTACCTGGATTTTTGCCCCCTTTCAAGGAGGCTATGCCAATACCGAAAGCAAGTACCTGCTGCTCTGCCGCGCCTTTGAGCAGCTAAAAGCTATCCGGGTGCAGTTCCGGGCCGATGCGCGCAACAGCCGTAGCTGCAAAGCCATCGAGAAGCTGGGGGCTACCTTCGAGGGCATTTTGCGCAAAGACCAGATTTACCCCAACGGGGTCATCCGCAATACCGCCGTTTACTCCATCATCGACGATGAATGGCCCCAGGTAAAGCAGGCGCTCGAGGCCCGGCTTTACAAAAAAGGAGTGTAG
- a CDS encoding DUF3208 domain-containing protein, with translation MKAIKLFQGYLWHPKELSFDPRAAIPRQLAEVHVLIDKVRAPMAFFEDGTPTDTQQFYQVTLLVRTEKEPADLKPLAEWVSRELGPYLEATPKEVGWQLLEDLRPI, from the coding sequence ATGAAAGCCATCAAGCTATTCCAGGGGTATCTGTGGCACCCCAAGGAACTTTCTTTCGACCCCCGTGCGGCCATTCCCCGCCAGCTTGCAGAGGTGCATGTGCTCATTGATAAAGTGCGAGCACCCATGGCCTTTTTCGAAGACGGCACCCCCACCGATACCCAGCAGTTTTACCAGGTGACCCTGCTAGTACGTACCGAGAAGGAACCCGCCGATCTCAAACCACTGGCCGAGTGGGTGAGCCGAGAACTCGGGCCCTACCTCGAGGCCACCCCTAAAGAGGTGGGCTGGCAACTGTTAGAAGACTTGCGACCCATTTGA
- a CDS encoding phospholipase D-like domain-containing protein, with protein MRLGSLFGLLPSLWRLLRPRGRRARPRRSGDRLWLFLLLLGVVGYVVWDTYFRPVSQIYKATGGLELYFAPAQGRAAKNRLLGLINAAQNRIEVAALELEDREIGQALTRAAAKGVRVRMFNDADYRRETRESLGVKSSSQARCETLQRVQVCYDSRNNALMHHKFVLIDDLGVWTGSTNLTWNAFERNNENSLWLPVRGLVEVYRAEFETIFAGQESGLGRSERFQIGSTEGTVYFSPAGGREGRGAVLDLLKRAKREIWVAAFVLTDTRMVEAMVQAHRRGVRVQVVIEARNLENSRGETLKQAGIDVRKDGNPYTMHHKVMVVDGEWVVTGSYNFTSSGFGRNNENLLILHDSALAQRYQQEVAAIWRAGTRL; from the coding sequence ATGCGCCTTGGTTCCCTTTTCGGTCTACTGCCCAGTCTGTGGCGGTTGCTGCGTCCCCGTGGGAGGCGGGCTCGGCCCCGCCGCAGCGGCGACCGCCTCTGGCTGTTTCTGCTGTTGCTAGGGGTGGTGGGGTATGTTGTCTGGGATACCTACTTCCGTCCGGTTTCCCAGATCTATAAAGCCACGGGGGGCCTCGAGCTCTACTTTGCTCCGGCGCAGGGCCGTGCGGCCAAAAACCGCCTGTTGGGCCTGATTAATGCTGCCCAAAACCGGATTGAGGTGGCCGCGCTCGAGCTCGAAGACCGCGAGATCGGGCAGGCCCTGACCCGGGCCGCTGCCAAAGGGGTGCGGGTGCGCATGTTCAACGACGCCGACTACCGCCGCGAAACCCGCGAAAGCCTGGGGGTAAAAAGTAGCAGCCAGGCCCGCTGCGAGACCTTGCAACGGGTGCAGGTCTGCTACGACAGCCGCAACAACGCCCTGATGCACCACAAGTTTGTGCTGATTGACGACCTGGGGGTCTGGACCGGCAGCACCAACCTGACCTGGAATGCCTTTGAGCGCAACAACGAGAACAGCCTATGGCTTCCGGTGCGGGGTTTGGTAGAGGTCTACCGGGCCGAGTTCGAGACCATTTTTGCCGGCCAGGAAAGCGGGCTAGGCCGCTCCGAGCGCTTCCAGATCGGCTCCACCGAGGGCACCGTCTACTTTAGTCCCGCAGGAGGCCGCGAGGGCCGGGGCGCAGTGCTCGACTTACTGAAACGGGCCAAGCGGGAGATCTGGGTTGCCGCTTTTGTCCTGACCGACACCCGCATGGTCGAGGCGATGGTACAAGCCCATCGGCGCGGGGTTCGGGTACAGGTGGTGATAGAGGCCCGGAACCTGGAAAACTCACGAGGCGAAACCTTGAAGCAAGCTGGAATTGATGTACGCAAGGATGGCAACCCCTACACCATGCACCATAAGGTAATGGTGGTGGATGGCGAGTGGGTGGTTACCGGCAGCTACAACTTCACCAGCTCCGGCTTTGGCCGCAACAACGAAAACCTGCTCATCCTGCACGATAGCGCCCTGGCCCAGCGCTACCAGCAAGAGGTGGCAGCCATCTGGCGGGCCGGCACCCGTTTGTAG
- a CDS encoding TetR/AcrR family transcriptional regulator, whose amino-acid sequence MLTLRERQKLRRRDRIFRTAINLFREKGFHQTTATDIAKASHVSRGTFFNYYAYKEAVLLDFGAQLLGELREKALAELEQGTPPLEVLRRLWSRLAEVSEQERVLLSPLAYELLNPDPERAKAAFEALPLGDLIADILRPLKQKGKLREDMSLERISRSIADVYLLSALRWAAYTPGRRLKEEMTKFLDLMLEGAISRESSKREKAAKP is encoded by the coding sequence ATGCTCACTCTTCGGGAAAGGCAAAAGCTACGTCGTCGTGATCGCATTTTTCGCACCGCCATCAACCTGTTCCGGGAGAAGGGGTTTCACCAGACCACCGCCACCGACATTGCCAAAGCCTCGCACGTCTCGCGGGGAACTTTCTTCAACTACTACGCCTACAAAGAGGCCGTCCTGCTTGACTTTGGGGCGCAACTGCTGGGGGAGTTGCGAGAAAAAGCCCTGGCAGAACTAGAGCAGGGGACACCCCCCCTCGAGGTGTTGCGCCGGTTGTGGAGCCGGCTGGCCGAGGTAAGCGAGCAAGAACGCGTGCTGCTCTCGCCCCTGGCCTACGAACTTTTGAACCCAGACCCCGAGCGGGCCAAAGCGGCCTTCGAAGCCCTGCCCCTGGGCGACCTGATTGCCGATATCCTGCGACCCCTGAAGCAAAAAGGCAAGCTACGCGAAGACATGTCGCTCGAGCGCATCTCCCGCTCCATTGCCGATGTGTACCTACTCTCGGCCTTGCGCTGGGCGGCTTATACCCCAGGGCGGCGGCTCAAGGAAGAGATGACCAAGTTTCTCGACCTCATGCTGGAAGGGGCCATAAGCCGAGAGAGTAGCAAACGCGAAAAAGCTGCCAAGCCCTAA
- a CDS encoding nucleoside triphosphate pyrophosphatase, whose amino-acid sequence MKLLPPLILASQSPRRAELLKRLSLPFEVRPADIDEAALGHLEPAQIAQALAAQKAQTVWQPGQWVLAADTVVALGAEALGKPRDRQENKDFLRRLSGRSHTVYTGFAIQNPQGYLHSELVEATVSFRILREWELEWYTQSGEGLDKAGGYGAQGLGMVLIERIEGDFYTVMGLPVSRVWQRLQELGYLGQL is encoded by the coding sequence ATGAAATTGCTCCCCCCCCTAATTCTGGCTTCGCAGAGCCCCCGCCGGGCCGAGCTGCTAAAGCGACTGTCGCTACCCTTCGAGGTTCGCCCTGCCGATATAGATGAAGCGGCTTTGGGGCACCTCGAGCCCGCCCAGATAGCCCAGGCCCTAGCCGCCCAAAAAGCCCAGACCGTCTGGCAGCCGGGGCAGTGGGTTCTGGCCGCCGATACCGTAGTAGCCCTAGGCGCAGAGGCCCTGGGCAAACCGCGAGACCGCCAGGAAAACAAAGACTTCCTGCGCCGCCTATCGGGCCGCAGCCATACGGTTTATACCGGCTTTGCCATCCAAAACCCCCAGGGGTACCTACACAGCGAATTGGTGGAAGCAACGGTTAGTTTTCGGATATTGCGGGAGTGGGAGCTCGAGTGGTACACCCAAAGCGGCGAAGGGCTGGACAAGGCCGGAGGATACGGAGCCCAGGGTTTGGGAATGGTGCTGATAGAGCGCATCGAGGGCGACTTTTACACCGTGATGGGACTGCCGGTAAGCCGGGTCTGGCAACGGCTACAAGAACTGGGCTACTTGGGCCAACTCTAG
- a CDS encoding MFS transporter translates to MQAYLTGLRGFTLVALGQMVSLVGSGMSQFALTIWAFEKTGLATSLALMGFFYMVPLILISPFAGAWVDRGNRKLMMMVSDLGAALGTLAVFLLYLSGSLEIWHLYAAGVLNGLTSAFQWPAYSAAISTMVDKTNYARANGLLSLAESASGVGAPILAGILLGLVGLGGILLLDLVTFAAAFLTLILVRVPQPKQSAAGLESRGSLLSEALYGFRFILARPSLLGLQTVFLLGNLVANLGSAIMAAMILARTASSETVLATVQSAAGLGGVLGGVLLSTWGGPKRKVHGVLLGWVLASFFEGVLMGLGRHPWVWAACSFMFALVVPILNGSNQAIWQAKVPPDVQGKVFAARRMIAWVAGPLAMLVAGPLADRVLTPAMMPGGSLVGLFGGLVGTGPGAGMALLLVLSGLLGMAVGLGGYFFRAVREAEDLIPDHDQTPGAPAKPVPQ, encoded by the coding sequence ATGCAGGCATATCTAACCGGACTACGGGGCTTCACGCTGGTAGCCTTGGGGCAAATGGTCTCGCTGGTGGGCAGTGGCATGAGCCAGTTTGCCCTGACCATCTGGGCCTTTGAAAAAACCGGGCTGGCTACCTCGCTGGCCCTGATGGGTTTTTTCTACATGGTGCCCCTAATTCTCATCTCGCCTTTTGCCGGGGCCTGGGTAGATCGGGGCAACCGCAAACTGATGATGATGGTCTCCGACCTGGGCGCAGCCCTGGGGACGCTGGCGGTATTTTTGCTCTACCTGAGCGGGAGCCTGGAAATCTGGCACCTATACGCGGCAGGGGTACTTAACGGCCTGACCAGCGCTTTCCAATGGCCCGCCTACTCGGCGGCTATCTCGACCATGGTGGACAAGACAAATTATGCCCGGGCTAACGGCCTGCTCTCGTTAGCCGAGTCGGCCTCGGGCGTTGGGGCCCCCATCCTGGCTGGCATCTTGCTGGGGCTGGTGGGGCTGGGGGGCATCCTGCTCCTAGATCTGGTCACATTTGCCGCTGCTTTCCTGACCCTGATTCTGGTACGCGTTCCCCAGCCCAAACAGAGTGCCGCCGGCCTGGAAAGCCGGGGAAGCCTGCTGAGCGAGGCCTTGTATGGTTTTCGCTTCATCCTAGCCAGGCCCAGCTTGCTGGGTTTACAGACGGTGTTCTTACTGGGGAACCTAGTGGCCAACCTGGGTTCGGCCATCATGGCTGCCATGATTCTGGCCCGCACCGCCTCGAGCGAAACCGTGCTGGCTACCGTACAGAGCGCCGCCGGCCTGGGTGGGGTGTTGGGCGGGGTGCTGCTCTCGACCTGGGGCGGCCCCAAACGCAAGGTACATGGGGTGCTTTTGGGCTGGGTGCTGGCCAGTTTCTTCGAGGGGGTCTTGATGGGTCTGGGGCGGCATCCATGGGTCTGGGCTGCCTGCTCCTTTATGTTCGCGCTGGTTGTGCCCATCCTGAATGGCTCCAACCAGGCCATCTGGCAAGCCAAAGTGCCCCCGGATGTGCAGGGCAAGGTGTTTGCCGCTCGGCGCATGATTGCCTGGGTAGCCGGGCCCCTCGCCATGCTGGTAGCAGGCCCTCTGGCCGACCGGGTGCTCACCCCCGCCATGATGCCGGGCGGCTCACTGGTGGGTCTGTTTGGTGGGCTGGTGGGCACCGGGCCGGGGGCCGGAATGGCGCTCTTGCTGGTGCTGAGCGGCCTGCTGGGGATGGCGGTGGGCCTGGGCGGCTACTTCTTCCGGGCGGTGCGTGAGGCCGAAGATCTGATCCCCGACCACGACCAGACCCCAGGAGCCCCGGCTAAGCCCGTACCCCAGTGA
- a CDS encoding MFS transporter, translated as MEPPRGIPVKFRNLLWGQSSVTFGAVLLEVALPLLAAVTLNASPAQMGLLATLQTLPWLVITLFAGVWIDQSSPQRIMAWANFGRGLLLLSIPLAGWLGWLSIEWLWGVAFAYGILRVFFDLSVAAFLPGIVQREHLVTANSQLESSRQIATVAGPGLAGVLVQAFGAPFTVLLNVPLYWISAFLIHRIPSRETQKVRSPKLIFSEIAEGLQLVFSDAYLRALVLSSATYNLHMGMLAGLQILFLNRVLGIPPAWIGVILGAIGLGALIGALTAGRFTAWLGSGGTIIRMQLIASLTGLAFALVLAPPLVAALWVSLLLFIKSVATVVRNINVVSIRQARTPKHLLGRVGGTSQFVGYGLGSLGGIVGGVLAEWLGIRGATLVAGLVAMLSFTWLFFSPVRTLQALPEPLKDGVGSSN; from the coding sequence ATGGAACCCCCTCGAGGCATTCCGGTCAAATTTCGCAACCTCTTGTGGGGACAGAGCAGCGTTACCTTTGGGGCGGTGCTGTTGGAGGTGGCGCTGCCGCTGTTGGCGGCCGTCACCCTCAATGCCAGCCCTGCGCAGATGGGCCTGCTGGCTACCTTGCAAACCCTGCCTTGGCTGGTCATTACCCTGTTTGCCGGGGTATGGATAGACCAAAGCTCCCCTCAACGCATCATGGCCTGGGCCAATTTTGGACGAGGCTTGTTGCTCTTGAGCATTCCACTGGCCGGCTGGCTGGGCTGGCTCAGCATCGAGTGGTTGTGGGGGGTGGCTTTCGCCTATGGAATCCTTCGGGTGTTCTTCGACCTTTCGGTCGCCGCTTTTCTGCCCGGCATTGTCCAGCGCGAACATCTGGTGACGGCCAATAGCCAGCTCGAGAGCAGCCGCCAGATTGCAACCGTGGCGGGGCCGGGGCTGGCGGGTGTGCTGGTACAGGCCTTTGGTGCTCCTTTCACCGTTTTGCTCAACGTTCCCCTGTACTGGATATCGGCCTTCCTGATCCACCGCATTCCCAGCCGCGAGACCCAGAAAGTGCGCAGCCCCAAGCTCATCTTCAGCGAGATTGCCGAGGGGCTACAACTGGTTTTTTCCGATGCATATCTGCGGGCGCTGGTATTATCCAGTGCTACCTACAATCTTCATATGGGTATGCTGGCCGGCCTCCAGATATTGTTCTTGAACCGGGTTCTTGGAATCCCTCCGGCCTGGATTGGCGTTATCCTGGGTGCGATAGGGCTGGGTGCGCTCATCGGCGCCCTCACCGCTGGCCGATTTACCGCTTGGTTGGGAAGCGGCGGTACCATCATCCGAATGCAGCTCATTGCTTCGCTTACGGGATTGGCTTTTGCTCTGGTGCTGGCCCCACCCCTGGTGGCGGCTCTTTGGGTGAGCCTGCTCCTTTTCATTAAGTCGGTTGCTACCGTTGTGCGCAACATCAATGTGGTGAGTATCCGTCAGGCCCGCACGCCCAAGCACCTCCTGGGCCGGGTGGGTGGAACCAGCCAGTTTGTAGGTTATGGGCTGGGGTCGCTGGGGGGGATTGTGGGAGGGGTGTTGGCAGAGTGGTTGGGTATTCGCGGGGCCACATTGGTGGCCGGGCTTGTCGCTATGCTTTCTTTTACCTGGCTGTTTTTCTCCCCCGTTCGCACCTTGCAAGCTTTGCCCGAACCGTTGAAAGACGGGGTCGGGAGCTCCAATTAG
- the alr gene encoding alanine racemase — protein sequence MRPAWLEVNFDALAHNFNLLRAMAGQVQMIGVVKANAYGHGAVEVGKELLRLGAWGLAVATTQEARELRRAGIVARILLMGSLHPQQAREVVELDLIPSISTLESAEALNALGKAVAVHLEFDTGMGRVGFQPEEAGLLKEHFAHYENLLIQGIYSHFADAEEDEPWTKEQVAQFQRVQQVFGPGYFYHLCNTAGTVNYGEYSLSAVRPGIGLYGLLPNLGLQPIARLLAKPTQVKELPPGRKIGYSGLYTTQGREWIATLPVGYADGMPRLVFNRATVRFYPEAGAQNPEPCDCPVVGRVSMDQITVRVPGPVGLEQVFEVVTPDFSPTSSLWGWAELTGTVSYEPAVRLSPRLPRVYLRGGVEVARVE from the coding sequence ATGCGCCCTGCCTGGTTGGAAGTCAATTTCGATGCCCTGGCCCACAACTTCAACCTTCTGCGTGCGATGGCGGGCCAAGTGCAGATGATTGGGGTAGTCAAAGCCAACGCCTACGGGCACGGGGCGGTGGAGGTGGGCAAGGAGTTGTTGCGCCTGGGGGCCTGGGGATTGGCCGTAGCCACTACCCAGGAAGCCCGTGAATTGCGCCGAGCGGGTATTGTGGCCCGTATCCTGCTGATGGGGAGCCTACACCCACAGCAGGCCAGGGAAGTCGTCGAGCTCGACCTGATTCCTTCGATCTCGACCCTCGAGAGCGCCGAAGCCCTCAACGCGCTGGGCAAGGCGGTGGCAGTGCACCTCGAGTTCGATACCGGCATGGGCCGGGTGGGCTTCCAGCCCGAGGAGGCTGGGCTGCTCAAGGAACACTTTGCCCACTACGAAAACCTGCTCATCCAGGGTATCTACTCCCATTTTGCCGACGCCGAAGAGGACGAACCCTGGACAAAGGAGCAGGTTGCCCAGTTTCAGCGGGTGCAGCAGGTTTTTGGGCCGGGTTACTTCTATCACCTGTGCAACACCGCCGGCACCGTCAACTACGGCGAGTATAGCCTGAGCGCGGTGCGACCCGGCATCGGCCTGTATGGCCTGCTACCCAACCTCGGCTTACAACCCATTGCCCGCCTGCTGGCCAAACCCACCCAAGTCAAAGAACTTCCGCCAGGGCGCAAAATCGGCTATAGCGGCCTCTACACTACCCAAGGCCGCGAGTGGATTGCCACCCTGCCGGTGGGATACGCCGATGGTATGCCCCGGCTGGTGTTCAACCGGGCCACCGTTCGCTTTTACCCGGAAGCCGGAGCCCAGAACCCGGAACCCTGCGATTGCCCGGTGGTGGGGCGGGTCTCGATGGATCAGATCACCGTTAGGGTTCCTGGGCCGGTGGGGCTCGAGCAGGTTTTTGAAGTGGTCACCCCCGACTTTAGTCCCACCAGCAGCCTGTGGGGCTGGGCCGAGCTGACCGGCACGGTGAGCTACGAGCCTGCGGTGCGGCTTTCCCCCCGGCTGCCCAGGGTGTACCTGCGCGGGGGCGTGGAGGTAGCACGGGTGGAGTAG
- a CDS encoding MogA/MoaB family molybdenum cofactor biosynthesis protein — translation MIRVGILTISDREARGEVEDRTYAVLRETLAFGPYEISNYEIIPDEPAQIKRVLRLWTDREGLDLILTNGSIRLSSHDHAPEATREMLEKEAPGIAELIRMEAYKKNPLAALSRGVAGVRGKTLIINLPGGPQGCKDSLEIILPLIPEAVQRITGRPVAQLSQSLSFD, via the coding sequence ATGATTCGAGTCGGCATCCTGACCATTTCCGACCGCGAGGCCCGGGGCGAGGTCGAAGACCGTACCTACGCGGTGCTGCGCGAAACCCTAGCTTTTGGCCCTTACGAAATTTCCAACTACGAAATCATCCCCGATGAGCCTGCCCAGATCAAGCGCGTGCTGCGTCTGTGGACAGATCGCGAGGGTCTGGATCTAATTCTGACCAACGGTAGCATCCGCCTAAGCAGCCACGACCACGCACCCGAAGCCACCCGCGAAATGCTGGAAAAAGAAGCTCCGGGCATCGCCGAGCTAATCCGCATGGAAGCGTACAAGAAAAACCCCTTGGCCGCCCTTTCCAGAGGGGTGGCCGGTGTACGGGGCAAAACCCTGATCATCAATCTGCCGGGGGGCCCTCAGGGGTGCAAGGACTCCCTCGAGATTATCCTGCCCCTAATTCCCGAAGCGGTTCAGCGTATCACCGGTCGTCCAGTGGCCCAACTTTCCCAGTCTCTTTCATTCGACTAA
- a CDS encoding methylated-DNA--[protein]-cysteine S-methyltransferase: MYSLLIPTPIGPLLARASREALLSVELLVLGEGILERPNRFLRSLARRVESYFAAKAETFLDIPLDYTDFDPRRVALYEAVRRIPLGQTQSYAQMGRCCGLTPRAVGAAMRACPFFLVVPAQRVIHADGRLGGFAGREGVKEWLLRFEGAL; the protein is encoded by the coding sequence ATGTACAGCCTGCTAATTCCCACGCCCATTGGCCCCCTGTTGGCCAGGGCCAGCCGCGAGGCCTTGCTTTCGGTGGAGTTGCTGGTTTTGGGGGAGGGCATTCTGGAACGTCCCAACCGGTTTTTACGCAGCCTGGCCCGGCGAGTAGAAAGCTATTTTGCCGCAAAGGCCGAAACTTTTTTGGATATCCCCCTGGACTATACCGACTTCGACCCGCGCCGGGTGGCCCTCTACGAAGCAGTCAGGCGCATCCCCCTCGGACAGACCCAGAGCTACGCCCAGATGGGGCGCTGCTGCGGCCTGACCCCCAGGGCGGTAGGGGCTGCCATGCGGGCCTGTCCTTTTTTCCTGGTGGTTCCGGCCCAGCGGGTCATTCATGCCGATGGGAGGCTGGGAGGGTTTGCGGGGCGGGAAGGCGTGAAGGAATGGCTGCTTAGGTTTGAGGGCGCCCTATAG
- a CDS encoding amidohydrolase family protein — translation MHLTSIPIYDHHAYSLFTEERWRQEPLERLFALNQSPEMLPWVRDSLFFRRSLRDLAEFFGCEPSLEALEQARLKHSYLELARWLFAEANISHLLIEDGQGNQLWTVEQCDAHLPVVARRVLQLEATLDRMLDHHDSATRLLSAFEARLRELAPTVAAFKSLVAYRSGLDIVRHNLVELERAYSEWRRNPMPAQSLRIHSKPLLDAMLWVALEVASETGKVVQFHTGYGLSSLDIRLANPLGLRTILEAPELQGLKIVLLNSYPYVREAGLLASRYPGVYLDLGLTIPSGSVHAMRTALHEAIHLAPISKVLLSTSARHSPEMFWIATRWGRRILAQVLEQTVYNGDLTTEETDWAAQRILHLNAAELYGTWAHPPTEPVVSLF, via the coding sequence ATGCACCTAACCAGCATTCCTATCTACGATCACCACGCATATTCGCTGTTCACCGAGGAGCGTTGGCGTCAGGAACCGCTCGAGCGCTTGTTTGCCCTGAACCAAAGCCCCGAAATGCTGCCCTGGGTGCGGGACAGCTTGTTTTTTCGCCGCAGTCTGCGCGACCTGGCCGAGTTTTTCGGCTGTGAACCCAGCCTGGAAGCCCTCGAGCAGGCCCGGCTAAAACACAGCTACCTCGAGCTAGCCCGTTGGTTGTTTGCCGAGGCCAATATCTCCCACCTGCTCATCGAGGATGGCCAGGGTAACCAGCTATGGACGGTGGAGCAGTGCGATGCACACTTGCCGGTGGTGGCTCGGCGGGTCTTGCAGCTCGAGGCCACCCTGGATCGGATGCTCGATCACCACGATAGTGCCACCCGCCTTCTGAGCGCTTTTGAAGCACGGCTTCGCGAGCTGGCCCCTACGGTGGCCGCCTTCAAGAGCTTAGTGGCCTACCGTAGCGGTTTAGATATCGTGCGGCACAACCTGGTCGAGCTCGAGCGGGCCTACAGCGAATGGCGCCGCAACCCCATGCCCGCTCAAAGCCTGCGCATCCACAGCAAGCCCCTGCTGGACGCTATGTTGTGGGTGGCCCTGGAGGTAGCCAGCGAGACGGGCAAGGTGGTGCAATTCCACACAGGTTATGGTCTTTCTTCTCTGGACATACGCCTGGCCAATCCGTTGGGGCTGCGCACTATTCTCGAGGCCCCCGAACTACAGGGGCTGAAAATTGTGCTGCTGAACTCTTATCCCTACGTGCGGGAGGCGGGATTGCTGGCCAGCCGCTATCCAGGCGTGTATCTGGACTTGGGGCTTACCATCCCCTCCGGAAGTGTCCACGCTATGCGTACTGCCCTGCACGAAGCCATCCACCTGGCTCCCATCAGCAAGGTGCTCCTTTCCACCAGCGCCCGCCACAGCCCCGAAATGTTTTGGATTGCAACCCGGTGGGGACGCCGCATTCTGGCCCAGGTGCTGGAGCAAACCGTTTACAACGGCGACCTCACCACCGAAGAAACCGACTGGGCCGCCCAGCGCATCCTCCACCTCAACGCCGCCGAACTCTATGGCACCTGGGCCCACCCACCCACCGAGCCGGTGGTGTCGTTGTTTTAG
- a CDS encoding DUF4832 domain-containing protein: MNKNLSRFFLALGLAAFLGACSGLETQVPTPPAPTPTPTPTPPPPSPTPTPSPPAGRTITYQSSDENFLNPERGFYVSIPLTEETNLSWVKPQHQVTVVHSYVRLDAYRTSLVPQTYIAQVTRGLEAARRAGLKVVLRFAYNFGFEADAPLDWVLRHIEQFQPVLRDYKDVILVLQAGFIGAWGEWHASTNGLTSLTNKRTILNALLAAMPTDRMVQLRYPGDLLALYPTPVDSSTAYNGSNQARVGHHNDCFLSGPDDTGTYNPISQKSAMQSYLDRMTEFAGVGGETCQVNPSQHRTDCPTALAEMRRFHWSYLNLTFYRPAIDRWRAEGCFDEIARRLGYRFRLVRAVVPEQVSRGGRLQMSLEIANEGFATPFNPRPVQLVLRARGTQTVYAVAVNSDPRRWTAGQTTTVTVDAALPTNLPAGDYDLLLHLPDAVSGLSSRPEYAIRLANQNTWEASTGYNNLQTILKVQ; the protein is encoded by the coding sequence ATGAACAAAAACCTTAGCCGATTTTTCTTGGCCCTGGGCCTGGCCGCATTCTTGGGGGCTTGCAGCGGCCTCGAGACCCAGGTTCCCACCCCGCCCGCCCCAACCCCTACCCCAACACCCACCCCGCCCCCACCTTCTCCCACGCCCACCCCAAGCCCGCCGGCAGGCAGAACCATTACCTATCAGTCCAGCGATGAAAACTTCCTCAATCCGGAGCGCGGCTTTTATGTCAGCATTCCCCTCACCGAGGAGACCAACCTGAGCTGGGTCAAGCCCCAACACCAGGTAACGGTGGTGCACTCGTATGTGCGGCTCGATGCCTACCGCACCTCACTAGTGCCCCAGACCTATATTGCTCAAGTGACGCGGGGTCTCGAGGCGGCCCGGCGGGCTGGGCTCAAGGTGGTGCTCCGCTTTGCCTACAACTTTGGCTTCGAGGCCGATGCGCCCCTGGACTGGGTGCTGCGCCACATCGAGCAGTTCCAGCCAGTATTGCGCGACTACAAGGACGTCATCCTGGTACTCCAGGCCGGCTTTATTGGGGCCTGGGGCGAGTGGCATGCGTCCACCAACGGCCTGACCTCGCTGACCAACAAGCGAACCATTCTCAACGCACTGTTGGCCGCGATGCCCACCGACCGCATGGTGCAGTTGCGCTACCCCGGCGATCTGCTGGCCCTGTACCCTACACCGGTGGATAGCAGTACCGCCTACAACGGGAGCAACCAGGCCCGTGTGGGCCACCACAACGATTGCTTTCTGTCCGGCCCCGACGACACCGGCACCTACAACCCCATCAGCCAGAAGAGCGCCATGCAAAGTTATCTGGATCGCATGACCGAGTTTGCCGGGGTGGGCGGGGAAACCTGCCAGGTCAACCCATCGCAGCACCGCACCGACTGCCCCACGGCCCTGGCCGAGATGCGTCGCTTCCACTGGAGTTACCTCAACCTAACCTTCTACCGCCCCGCCATAGACCGCTGGCGGGCCGAGGGCTGCTTCGATGAAATTGCCCGTCGCTTGGGTTACCGCTTCCGCCTGGTGCGGGCTGTGGTACCCGAGCAGGTGAGCCGTGGTGGGCGTTTGCAGATGAGCCTCGAGATTGCCAACGAGGGCTTTGCTACCCCCTTCAACCCCCGCCCGGTGCAGTTGGTGTTGCGGGCCCGGGGCACCCAGACCGTCTACGCGGTGGCAGTGAACAGCGATCCCCGCCGCTGGACGGCAGGCCAGACCACCACCGTAACAGTGGATGCGGCCCTGCCCACCAACCTGCCTGCCGGGGACTACGATTTGCTGCTGCACCTGCCCGACGCTGTGAGCGGACTCTCGAGCCGGCCCGAGTATGCCATCCGGCTGGCCAACCAGAACACCTGGGAAGCCAGCACCGGCTACAACAACCTGCAAACCATCCTGAAGGTTCAATAA